From a single Phocoena sinus isolate mPhoSin1 chromosome 1, mPhoSin1.pri, whole genome shotgun sequence genomic region:
- the TMEM39B gene encoding LOW QUALITY PROTEIN: transmembrane protein 39B (The sequence of the model RefSeq protein was modified relative to this genomic sequence to represent the inferred CDS: inserted 1 base in 1 codon; deleted 6 bases in 6 codons; substituted 1 base at 1 genomic stop codon): MSLRRRRNTHGCRNREAIPAPSLGPEVVLGEGTQGGRRGPNRTSYCRNPLCEPGSSGGSGGGHTSSASVTSVRSRTRSSSGTGLSSPPLATQTVVPLQHCKIPELPVQASILFELQLFFCQLIALFVHYINIYKTVWWYPPSHPPSHTSLNFHLIDFNLLMVTTIVLGRRFIGSIVKEASQRGKVSLFRSIMLFLTRFTVLTATGWSLCRSLIHLFKTYSFLNLLFLCYPFGMYIPFLQLNCDLRKTNLFSHMASMGPREAVSGLARSRDYLLTLRETWKQHTRQLYGPDAMPTHACCLSPSLIRSEVEFLKMDFNWRMKEVLVSSCXAPIYVAFVPVWFVKNTHYYDKRWSLRALPAVSISTSVILMQHXLPASYCDLLHKAAAPPGLLGRRFDPALCSNVLQHPWTEECMWPQGVLVKHSKNVYKAVGHYNVAIPSDVSHFRCPHTSLPPHPSLHGARELDPFTGLPRTPFQEAGFWSPLSSPCLLFPGQFFFSKPLRILNILLLLEGAVIVYQLYSLMSSDKWHQTISLALILFSNYYAFFKLLRDRLVLGKAYSYSVNPQRDLDHRFS, from the exons ATGAGTTTGAGGCGCCGGAGGAACACTCACGGATGCAGGAACCGAGAGGCTATTCCGGCCCCCTCCCTCGGCCctgaagtggtgctgggagaaggcACGCAAG GAGGACGAAGAGGTCCCAACAGGACATCCTACTGTCGAAATCCACTCTGTGAGCCAGGATCCTCTGGGGGCTCAGGTGGGGGCCACACTTCCAGCGCATCAGTCACCAGTGTCCGTTCCCGCACCAG GAGCAGTTCTGGGACGGGCCTCTCCAGC CCCCCACTGGCCACCCAGACGGTCGTG CCCCTGCAGCACTGCAAGATCCCCGAGCTGCCAGTCCAGGCCAGCATTCTGTTTGAGTTGCAGCTCTTCTTCTGCCAGCTCATAGCCCTCTTCGTCCACTACATCAACATCTACAAGACAGTGTGGTGGTATCCGccctcccacccgccctcccACACCTCCCTG AATTTCCACCTGATCGACTTCAACTTGCTGATGGTGACCACCATTGTTCTGGGCCGCCGCTTCATTGGGTCCATCGTGAAGGAG GCTTCTCAGAGGGGGAAGGTCTCCCTCTTTCGCTCCATCATGCTGTTCCTCACCCGCTTCACCGTTCTCACGGCAACAGGCTGGAGTCTGTGCCGCTCCCTCATCCACCTCTTCAAGACCTACTCCTTCCTGAACCTCCTGTTCCTCTGCTATCC GTTTGGGATGTACATTCCG TTCCTGCAGCTGAACTGTGACCTCCGCAAGACAAACCTCTTCAGCCACATGGCCTCCATGGGTCCCCGGGAGGCGGTC AGTGGCCTGGCACGGAGCCGGGACTACCTGCTGACA TTGCGGGAGACGTGGAAGCAGCACACGCGGCAGCTGTACGGCCCGGACGCCATGCCCACCCACGCCTGCTGCCTGTCGCCCAGCCTCATCCGCAGTGAGGTGGAG TTCCTCAAGATGGACTTCAACTGGCGCATGAAGGAGGTGCTGGTCAGCTCATGCTGAGCGCCTATTTACGTGGCCTTTGTGCCTGTTTGGTTCGTGAAG AACACACATTACTATGACAAGCGCTGGTCCCTGCGAGCTCTTCCTGCTGTGTCCATCAGCACCTCGGTGATCCTCATGCAGC TGCTGCCTGCCAGCTACTGCGACCTGCTGCATAAGGCCGCTGCCCCACCTGGGCTGCTTGGCAGAAGGTTTGACCCAGCACTGTGCTCCAATGTACTGCAGCACCC GTGGACTGAAGAGTGCATGTGGCCACAGGGCGTGCTGGTGAAGCACAGCAAGAACGTCTACAAAGCAGTGGGCCACTACAACGTGGCCATCCCCTCCGATGTCTCCCACTTCCGGTGTCCAC ACACCAG TCTTCCTCCCCACCCAAGTCTGCATGGGGCCCGAGAGCTTGACCCCTTCACTGGCCTACCCAGAACCCCCTTCCAAGAGGCAGGTTTCTGGAGCCCACTTTCCAGTCCATGCCTACTCTTTCCTGGGCAGTTCTTTTTCAGCAAACCCCTGCGGATCCTCAACATCCTTTTGCTGCTGGAGGGCGCTGTCATCGTCTACCAGCTGTACTCCTTAATGTCCTCTGATAAGTGGCACCAGACCATCTCACTGGCGCTCATCCTCTTCAGCAACTACTACGCCTTCTTCAAGCTGCTGCGAGACCGCCTGGTATTGGGCAAGGCCTACTCGTACTCGGTCAACCCCCAGAGGGACCTAGACCACCGGTTCTCCTGA